A genome region from Geoalkalibacter sp. includes the following:
- a CDS encoding dynamin family protein, translated as MTQFAAAPSHPAPDSSLPALFARALRCLDELGGDYEAARQDLDALRQRLDEGRFHLAVMGQFKRGKSTLLNALLGEDLLPTDILPATSIPTYILAGEALRLRVHFTAAPPRDFLPSSGAPLAQVLNEYVSEQGNPHNRRGVERVEIFHPAALLRQGVVLIDTPGIGSTLRHNTEITHQTLPKCDAALFLVSPDPPLTETELDFLGRVHDRLPRVFYLFNKIDFLDAGELRASLDFLRANLERADHGVEPPRIFPISARQALAARLRGDEAAWRASGLREVEEKLIDFLSREKLHVLQAALRRQAADAVDVALMRLQLTLSALKLPQEDLQQRLEQFRRALPDIEREQLAASDVLAGDLKRLVARLNEELHKLRDKALGEMAPPVEAYLESVEDPEEMERLVRSTLERAIPRFFSPAMLNLSQLIREEATRILTLHQRRCNALIEQVRRTAADIFDIPYQAPAGESAYTAFAPPSTWNTSFLISDMDPLGQRLARKLMSKKFRRNRTVKRLRRQYPALIGQNIEQISWALRQSLDESFRRFDHELREQLKKTVHAAQDAVRIAMNRKMTHLHETAAEETRLRRHRDELLEIHAALGRSGASPAAS; from the coding sequence ATGACCCAGTTTGCCGCCGCCCCTTCGCACCCCGCCCCGGATTCTTCCCTGCCCGCGCTTTTCGCGCGGGCCCTGCGCTGCCTGGACGAGCTGGGCGGCGACTACGAGGCCGCGCGCCAGGATCTGGACGCGCTGCGGCAGCGGCTCGACGAGGGGCGTTTTCACCTGGCGGTGATGGGCCAGTTCAAGCGCGGCAAGAGCACCCTGCTCAACGCTCTGCTGGGCGAGGATCTGCTGCCCACCGACATTCTGCCCGCGACCTCCATTCCCACCTACATTCTCGCCGGCGAGGCCCTGCGGCTGCGTGTCCACTTCACGGCGGCGCCGCCGCGGGATTTTCTGCCCAGCTCCGGCGCGCCCCTGGCCCAGGTGCTCAACGAGTACGTCAGCGAGCAGGGCAATCCGCACAACCGGCGCGGCGTTGAACGGGTGGAGATTTTTCATCCCGCCGCGCTGCTGCGTCAGGGCGTGGTGCTCATCGACACCCCAGGCATCGGTTCGACCCTGCGCCACAATACCGAAATCACCCATCAGACCTTGCCCAAGTGCGATGCCGCTCTGTTTCTGGTGTCGCCCGATCCGCCCCTGACCGAAACGGAGCTTGATTTTCTCGGTCGGGTTCACGATCGTCTGCCGCGAGTCTTCTATCTCTTCAACAAGATTGATTTTCTCGACGCCGGGGAATTGCGCGCCTCCCTGGATTTTCTGCGCGCCAACCTGGAGCGGGCCGATCATGGCGTGGAGCCGCCGCGGATTTTCCCGATTTCCGCGCGCCAGGCCCTCGCCGCCCGTTTGCGGGGCGATGAGGCGGCTTGGCGCGCCAGCGGCCTGCGGGAGGTGGAGGAAAAGCTCATCGATTTTCTCAGCCGCGAAAAACTGCACGTCCTGCAAGCCGCTCTGCGTCGTCAAGCGGCGGATGCCGTGGATGTGGCGCTGATGAGGTTGCAACTGACCCTGAGCGCCCTGAAGCTGCCGCAGGAAGATCTTCAGCAGCGCCTGGAGCAGTTCCGCCGTGCCCTGCCGGATATCGAACGTGAGCAACTGGCGGCTTCCGATGTGCTCGCCGGCGATCTCAAGCGCCTGGTGGCGCGGCTCAACGAGGAGCTGCACAAGCTCAGGGACAAGGCCCTGGGCGAGATGGCGCCGCCGGTGGAGGCCTATCTGGAAAGCGTCGAGGATCCCGAGGAGATGGAGCGCCTGGTGCGTTCGACCCTGGAGCGGGCCATTCCGCGCTTTTTCAGTCCGGCCATGCTCAACCTCTCCCAGTTGATTCGCGAGGAAGCCACGCGGATTCTGACCCTGCATCAGCGTCGCTGCAACGCCCTCATCGAGCAGGTGCGGCGCACCGCCGCCGATATCTTCGATATCCCCTACCAGGCGCCCGCGGGAGAGAGCGCCTACACGGCCTTCGCCCCGCCTTCCACTTGGAACACCAGTTTTCTCATTTCCGACATGGATCCCCTCGGCCAGCGCCTCGCCCGCAAGCTCATGTCCAAGAAGTTTCGCCGCAACCGCACGGTCAAGCGCCTGCGCCGCCAATACCCGGCGCTCATCGGGCAGAACATCGAGCAGATCAGTTGGGCCCTGCGGCAAAGCCTCGACGAGAGCTTCCGCCGCTTTGATCACGAGCTGCGCGAGCAGCTGAAAAAGACCGTGCATGCCGCCCAGGACGCGGTGCGCATCGCCATGAACCGCAAGATGACCCATCTGCACGAAACCGCCGCCGAGGAAACCCGACTGCGCCGCCATCGCGACGAGCTGCTGGAGATTCACGCGGCGCTGGGGCGCAGCGGTGCTTCGCCCGCCGCATCCTAA
- a CDS encoding ribonuclease Z, which yields MRSSFFVRLVNGPFGDPALYARVAHRREALLFDCGDLHALSARDLLKIQAVFVSHAHIDHLIGFDHLLRTFLYRPQPLLVYGPPGTAERIAHRLAGYTWNLIHGYPLSIEVREWAPDGHGRALRFRAARGFAAEPAPPHACPAGLLHETSRYQVHAAPLEHGDIDCLAFVLEEKLHVAIHRDALERLGHPPGAWLADFKDLLRAAAPADTPLSVPRTAGAPVRRSLGELAKQIAHCEPGMKIAYVTDASPTAANAETILKLAADADLLVIEATFAEADRRLAQERNHLSAALAGQLARRAGARKLLVFHHSPRYQNQPQRLREEAFSAFGAGRNDAQP from the coding sequence ATGCGCTCATCTTTTTTCGTCAGGCTGGTCAACGGTCCCTTCGGCGATCCTGCCCTGTATGCGCGCGTCGCGCACCGCCGCGAAGCCCTGTTGTTCGATTGCGGCGATCTGCACGCCCTGTCCGCCCGGGATCTGCTTAAAATCCAGGCGGTTTTCGTCTCCCACGCCCACATCGATCATCTGATCGGTTTCGACCATCTGCTGCGCACCTTTCTTTACCGCCCGCAGCCCCTTCTCGTCTACGGCCCGCCCGGGACTGCCGAACGCATCGCCCATCGGCTGGCCGGCTACACCTGGAATCTGATCCACGGCTATCCCCTGAGCATCGAGGTGCGCGAATGGGCGCCCGACGGCCACGGCCGCGCCCTGCGCTTTCGCGCCGCCCGGGGCTTTGCCGCCGAGCCCGCGCCTCCCCATGCCTGCCCGGCGGGGCTGCTGCACGAAACCTCCCGCTACCAGGTCCACGCCGCGCCCCTGGAACATGGCGACATCGACTGCCTGGCCTTTGTCCTGGAGGAAAAGCTGCATGTGGCCATCCACCGCGACGCCCTGGAGCGCCTCGGTCATCCACCGGGGGCCTGGCTGGCCGACTTCAAGGATCTGCTGCGCGCTGCAGCGCCCGCGGACACCCCGCTCAGCGTGCCGCGCACCGCGGGAGCGCCGGTCCGGCGCAGCTTGGGCGAGCTCGCGAAACAGATCGCGCACTGCGAACCGGGGATGAAAATCGCTTACGTCACCGATGCCTCGCCCACGGCGGCCAACGCTGAAACGATCCTGAAGCTTGCCGCCGACGCCGACCTGCTGGTCATCGAAGCCACCTTCGCCGAGGCCGATCGCCGCCTTGCGCAAGAGCGCAATCACCTCAGCGCCGCCCTCGCCGGGCAGCTGGCACGACGCGCCGGCGCACGCAAACTGCTGGTTTTTCACCACTCACCGCGCTACCAGAATCAGCCCCAGCGCCTGCGCGAGGAGGCATTCTCCGCTTTCGGCGCGGGACGAAACGACGCGCAGCCTTAG
- a CDS encoding DegQ family serine endoprotease translates to MQKLWRPALILPLLLALLLAGPPLPVHAAPSDFSQLAQEMMPSVVNISTSKTVQRRSPRLPGPPGPGGDLFDEFFERFFRGMPDAQPRLQQSLGSGFIISTDGYILTNDHVVSGADEIKVRLSDGRSFDASVKGTDAKLDLALLKIDTGEKLPVAPLGNSDELKIGEWVMAIGNPFGLNQTVTVGIVSAKGRVIGAGPYDDFIQTDASINPGNSGGPLFNMKGEVVGINTAIVAQGQGIGFAIPINAAQIVLPQLREEGRVTRGYLGVQIQPVTQELATSFGLTETKGALVVDVLKDSPAEKAGLRRGDIILEFDGKKIDSMNDLPRFVAATPVDSDSRIKIWRDGKTRDLRIRVGRMAEEEPQVSAAAGDEAGSLGLSFADLTPERALAYGLEGKQGALIVDVDPTGPAAAANLRPGDLIVEIGGRAVASAADLQAVLKTVKKDQVLRLLVQRRDGLFYTTLKAR, encoded by the coding sequence ATGCAAAAGTTGTGGCGACCCGCCCTGATTCTGCCCCTCTTGCTCGCTCTGCTCCTCGCCGGCCCACCCCTGCCGGTCCACGCCGCGCCTTCCGACTTCAGCCAGCTGGCACAGGAAATGATGCCGAGCGTCGTCAACATCAGCACCTCGAAAACCGTGCAGCGCCGCTCGCCGCGCCTGCCCGGTCCGCCCGGTCCGGGCGGGGATCTGTTTGACGAATTCTTCGAGCGCTTCTTTCGCGGCATGCCCGACGCCCAGCCGCGCCTGCAGCAATCCCTGGGCTCGGGCTTCATCATTTCCACCGACGGCTACATTCTCACCAACGACCACGTGGTCAGCGGCGCCGACGAAATCAAGGTGCGCCTCTCCGACGGGCGCTCCTTCGACGCGAGCGTCAAGGGCACCGACGCCAAGCTCGATCTCGCCCTGCTCAAGATCGACACCGGCGAGAAGCTGCCGGTGGCGCCCCTGGGCAACAGCGACGAGCTGAAAATCGGCGAATGGGTCATGGCCATCGGCAATCCCTTCGGGCTCAACCAGACCGTGACCGTCGGCATCGTCTCGGCCAAGGGTCGCGTCATCGGCGCCGGTCCCTACGACGACTTCATCCAGACCGACGCGAGCATCAACCCCGGCAACTCGGGCGGCCCGCTGTTCAACATGAAAGGCGAGGTGGTGGGCATCAACACCGCCATCGTCGCCCAGGGCCAGGGCATCGGCTTTGCCATCCCCATCAACGCCGCGCAGATCGTGCTGCCGCAGCTGCGCGAGGAAGGCCGCGTCACCCGCGGCTATCTCGGCGTGCAGATCCAGCCCGTCACCCAGGAACTGGCGACCTCCTTCGGCCTTACCGAAACCAAGGGCGCCCTGGTGGTCGACGTGCTCAAGGATTCGCCGGCGGAAAAAGCCGGTCTGCGCCGCGGCGACATCATTCTTGAATTCGACGGCAAGAAAATCGACTCGATGAACGATCTGCCGCGCTTTGTCGCGGCCACGCCCGTCGACAGCGATTCGCGCATCAAGATCTGGCGCGACGGCAAGACCCGCGACCTGCGCATCCGCGTGGGCCGCATGGCCGAGGAGGAACCCCAGGTGAGCGCCGCCGCCGGTGATGAGGCCGGCAGCCTCGGTCTCTCCTTCGCCGACCTCACCCCCGAGCGGGCCCTGGCCTACGGCCTGGAGGGCAAGCAGGGCGCGCTGATCGTCGATGTCGATCCGACGGGGCCGGCCGCCGCCGCCAACCTGCGTCCGGGCGATCTGATCGTGGAGATCGGCGGTCGCGCCGTCGCTTCCGCGGCGGACTTGCAGGCGGTGCTCAAGACCGTGAAGAAGGATCAGGTTTTGCGCCTGCTGGTGCAGCGCCGCGACGGGCTGTTCTACACCACCCTCAAGGCCCGCTGA
- a CDS encoding sensor histidine kinase has product MQFLRSIRTRITLWYVLTVALILGASGLFWYLSLARTLQAEIDERLQVIAETLAGQLLATAQGDAAACRGLAQDLALSGSGAFARVHDAAGGLWCETSPGLLPENSDATPQRILAEPGARRFHSLAPPGEAALRILDYPLLEGSQLKGLIRVGISEEPARRILDRLRLLLLISFPLPLAALAFGGWFLADRALAPVENISRTMAQINTENLSRRLPEADQHSEIGRLVQNFNRMLEQLESSFHRLRQFAADASHELRTPLTVLRGETEVALRWTKNPEEFRGILESNLEEIDRMSRIIEDLLLLAKSEAGQTPMTIKQVNLNLLLQELALQGKILGENKGIAVSLKLPENLEVQVRGDELRLHQMFLNLLSNGIKYTPTGGRVDLLLRVEGNQAVIEVRDTGVGMAPEHLQRIFDRFYRIDRSRSLESGAGLGLSIVKWIVEAHQGQISVTSTPGEGSCFQVRLPLAAASAADAA; this is encoded by the coding sequence TTGCAGTTTCTTCGCTCGATCCGCACCCGCATCACCCTCTGGTACGTCCTCACGGTGGCCCTCATTTTGGGGGCCTCCGGCCTTTTCTGGTACCTGAGCCTGGCGCGCACCCTGCAGGCTGAAATCGATGAACGCCTGCAGGTCATCGCCGAAACCCTGGCGGGGCAGCTGCTCGCGACCGCGCAAGGCGATGCGGCGGCCTGCCGCGGTCTCGCCCAGGATCTGGCCCTGAGCGGCAGCGGCGCCTTTGCCCGGGTGCATGACGCCGCGGGCGGCCTCTGGTGCGAAACCTCGCCCGGCCTTTTGCCCGAAAACAGCGACGCGACTCCGCAACGCATCCTCGCCGAGCCCGGCGCCCGGCGCTTCCACAGCCTCGCGCCCCCCGGCGAGGCGGCCTTGCGGATTCTCGATTATCCCCTGCTCGAAGGCAGCCAACTCAAGGGCCTGATTCGCGTCGGCATCAGCGAGGAGCCGGCCCGGCGCATTCTCGATCGCCTCAGGCTGCTGCTGCTGATCTCCTTTCCCCTGCCCCTGGCGGCGCTGGCCTTCGGCGGCTGGTTTCTCGCCGATCGCGCGCTCGCCCCGGTGGAGAACATCTCGCGCACCATGGCGCAGATCAACACCGAAAATCTCTCACGACGCCTGCCTGAGGCCGACCAGCACAGCGAGATCGGGCGCCTGGTGCAAAATTTCAACCGTATGCTGGAACAGCTCGAAAGCTCCTTTCACCGCCTGCGTCAGTTCGCCGCCGATGCGTCCCATGAGTTGCGCACCCCCCTCACGGTGCTGCGCGGCGAAACCGAGGTGGCCCTGCGCTGGACGAAAAACCCCGAGGAATTCCGAGGCATTCTCGAATCCAACCTGGAAGAGATCGACCGCATGAGCCGCATCATCGAGGATCTGCTGCTGCTTGCCAAAAGCGAGGCGGGCCAAACCCCGATGACCATCAAGCAGGTCAATCTCAACCTGCTTCTTCAGGAACTCGCCCTGCAAGGCAAGATTCTCGGGGAAAATAAAGGCATCGCCGTCTCCCTCAAGCTTCCGGAGAATCTCGAAGTCCAGGTCCGCGGCGACGAGCTGCGCCTGCACCAGATGTTTCTCAACCTGCTCTCCAACGGCATCAAGTACACGCCGACGGGCGGCCGCGTCGATCTGCTGCTGCGGGTGGAAGGCAACCAGGCGGTGATCGAGGTGCGCGATACGGGCGTGGGCATGGCGCCCGAGCATCTCCAGCGCATCTTCGACCGCTTCTACCGCATCGACCGCAGCCGCTCCCTGGAAAGCGGCGCGGGGCTCGGCCTGTCCATCGTCAAATGGATCGTCGAGGCCCACCAGGGTCAGATCAGCGTCACCTCGACCCCGGGGGAAGGCAGCTGCTTCCAGGTCCGCCTGCCCCTGGCCGCCGCCTCGGCCGCCGACGCCGCCTGA
- a CDS encoding heavy metal response regulator transcription factor produces MRILVVEDEKKVASFIKRGLEEEGYAVDVAYEGDEGLDMATHTPYDLILMDVMLPKKDGITVIRELRGREVATPVLCLTAKDTVDDIVQGLDSGSDDYLTKPFAFAELLARVRALIRRGTQDRGAELHFADLRLDPVSHKVWRSDKEIDLTSKEYALLEYMMRNPNQVLTRTMIAEHVWDYTFDSFTNIIDVYINYLRKKVDRDFDKKLIHTVRGVGYVLKESD; encoded by the coding sequence ATGCGCATTCTGGTAGTGGAAGACGAAAAGAAAGTGGCCAGCTTCATCAAGCGCGGCCTGGAGGAGGAAGGTTATGCCGTCGATGTCGCCTATGAAGGCGACGAAGGGCTGGACATGGCCACCCACACCCCCTACGACCTGATCCTCATGGACGTCATGTTGCCCAAGAAGGACGGCATCACCGTCATCCGCGAACTGCGCGGCCGCGAGGTGGCGACGCCGGTGCTGTGTCTGACGGCCAAGGACACGGTGGACGACATCGTGCAGGGCCTCGATTCGGGTTCCGACGACTATCTGACCAAGCCCTTCGCCTTCGCCGAACTGCTGGCGCGGGTGCGCGCCCTGATTCGCCGCGGCACCCAGGATCGCGGCGCCGAGCTGCATTTCGCCGATCTGCGTCTGGACCCTGTGTCCCACAAAGTCTGGCGCAGCGACAAGGAAATCGATCTGACCTCGAAGGAATACGCGCTGCTCGAATACATGATGCGCAATCCCAACCAGGTGCTGACCCGTACCATGATCGCCGAGCATGTGTGGGACTATACCTTCGACTCCTTCACCAACATCATCGACGTCTACATCAACTATCTGCGCAAGAAGGTGGATCGCGATTTCGACAAGAAGCTCATCCATACCGTGCGCGGCGTGGGTTACGTTCTCAAGGAATCCGACTGA
- a CDS encoding pyruvate, water dikinase regulatory protein produces the protein MADIQHIFLLSDATGETAEKTVMAALTQFRDHPTRVQRISNVRNKNQVYEALDDALKQQALVVYTIVNRELAQMIHDECDALGLPSIDLITPLLMRLSEFFGVSPKEMPGLLHGVNEGYFHRIDAVEFTVKHDDGQELRNLHKADIVLVGVSRTSKTPLSIYLAHKGWKVANVPLVPGIDPPKELFEIDQKRIAALLIDPQRLLELRASRLRNLGQDARSAYADYESIEQEIATARRFFRRRRWAIIDVSGKAVEESANEVLVKLKLK, from the coding sequence ATGGCGGACATCCAACACATTTTTCTGCTCTCCGACGCCACGGGCGAAACGGCGGAGAAAACCGTCATGGCGGCCCTGACCCAGTTTCGCGACCACCCCACCCGGGTGCAGCGGATCAGCAACGTGCGCAACAAGAATCAGGTCTACGAAGCGCTCGATGACGCTCTCAAGCAACAGGCCCTGGTGGTCTACACCATCGTCAATCGCGAGCTGGCGCAGATGATTCACGATGAGTGCGATGCCCTGGGGCTGCCGAGCATCGATCTGATCACGCCGCTGCTCATGCGCCTCTCCGAGTTTTTCGGGGTGTCGCCCAAGGAAATGCCGGGGCTGCTGCACGGCGTCAACGAGGGCTATTTCCACCGCATCGACGCGGTGGAATTCACCGTCAAGCACGATGACGGCCAGGAACTGCGCAACCTGCATAAGGCCGACATCGTGCTGGTGGGCGTCTCGCGCACCAGCAAGACCCCCTTGTCCATCTATCTGGCGCACAAGGGCTGGAAGGTGGCCAACGTACCCCTGGTGCCCGGCATTGATCCGCCCAAGGAGTTGTTCGAGATCGATCAGAAGCGTATCGCGGCCCTGCTCATCGATCCGCAACGGCTGCTCGAACTGCGCGCCTCGCGGCTGCGCAACCTCGGCCAGGACGCGCGCAGCGCCTACGCCGACTATGAAAGCATCGAACAGGAAATCGCCACCGCGCGCCGGTTTTTCCGACGCCGGCGCTGGGCGATCATCGACGTCTCGGGCAAGGCGGTGGAGGAAAGCGCCAACGAGGTTCTGGTCAAACTCAAGTTGAAATAG
- the prmA gene encoding 50S ribosomal protein L11 methyltransferase: protein MNSPWLELHIRVPAAAVDLVCHELAELGSSGVRVLERQLDTFVAPDPDAESPESYPLRAYFAAAQGAAELGARVDEALSWLREAFAGEWSEAQIREVSGDDWAEDWKQHFPVFRVGRLVVRPSWEDVRPRPGEVLLTLDPGMAFGTGTHGTTRLCLEVLEEAMRVVPAPRVLDVGTGSGILAIAAAALGAPRVLACDIDPEACRVAESNALANGLADRVEVTAKPLEALRGSFDIVLANILAEENVRLAAELTARLAPGGVLILSGILQEKEDLVRAGFAAFALDGPEVRTQDEWVCLAYRRRV, encoded by the coding sequence ATGAATTCACCCTGGCTGGAACTCCACATCCGCGTGCCCGCCGCCGCCGTCGATCTGGTTTGTCACGAGCTTGCCGAACTGGGATCGAGCGGGGTGCGCGTGCTGGAACGTCAGCTCGATACCTTCGTCGCCCCTGATCCCGACGCCGAGAGTCCGGAAAGCTATCCCTTACGCGCCTATTTCGCCGCCGCGCAAGGTGCCGCGGAACTCGGCGCCCGCGTCGACGAGGCGCTCTCCTGGCTGCGCGAGGCCTTTGCGGGCGAGTGGAGCGAAGCGCAAATTCGCGAGGTGTCCGGCGATGACTGGGCCGAGGACTGGAAACAGCATTTTCCCGTATTCCGGGTCGGCCGGTTGGTCGTGCGGCCGAGTTGGGAGGATGTGCGCCCGCGGCCCGGCGAAGTGCTGCTCACCCTCGACCCCGGCATGGCCTTCGGTACCGGGACCCACGGCACCACCCGGCTGTGCCTTGAGGTGCTGGAAGAGGCCATGCGGGTTGTGCCCGCGCCGCGGGTGCTTGATGTGGGCACCGGCTCGGGTATTCTCGCCATTGCCGCCGCCGCCCTGGGGGCGCCGCGCGTGCTGGCCTGCGACATCGATCCCGAGGCGTGCCGGGTGGCCGAGTCCAACGCCCTGGCCAACGGCCTGGCCGACCGCGTCGAGGTGACCGCGAAGCCGCTGGAAGCCCTGCGGGGCAGCTTCGACATCGTGCTCGCCAACATTCTCGCCGAGGAGAACGTGCGGCTGGCCGCCGAATTGACGGCCCGCCTGGCCCCCGGCGGGGTGCTGATTCTCTCGGGCATCCTGCAGGAAAAGGAGGACCTGGTGCGCGCGGGGTTTGCCGCTTTTGCCCTCGACGGCCCCGAGGTGCGCACCCAGGATGAATGGGTCTGTCTGGCTTACCGGCGCAGGGTCTGA
- a CDS encoding 16S rRNA (uracil(1498)-N(3))-methyltransferase, whose amino-acid sequence MHRFFVSPAQLAEDEGELSGELHHQLTRVLRLAAGEEILLLDGAGLGCRCRIETLTKNVIRFRVLARAREAEPAFAVRLIQGLPKADKMDLILQKGTELGVAAFTPLEAGRSVPRLDEARRLARGRRWEKVVLEAARQCRRSYLPRLAAPCCLPEALVGDEELRLVLWEEESRPLAEVLPAVAPHGAAVLVGPEGGLEAREVEAARAAGFIPVAFGPRILRTETAGFAVIAILQYLYGDLGPAGKADLPAPSSKEST is encoded by the coding sequence ATGCACCGTTTTTTTGTCTCTCCCGCCCAGCTCGCCGAGGATGAAGGGGAACTCTCCGGCGAGCTTCACCATCAATTGACGCGGGTTTTGCGCCTGGCGGCCGGCGAGGAGATCCTGCTGCTCGACGGCGCGGGCCTCGGCTGTCGCTGCCGCATCGAGACGCTCACCAAAAATGTCATCCGGTTCCGCGTTTTGGCCCGCGCGCGGGAGGCGGAACCGGCTTTTGCCGTGCGTCTGATTCAGGGCTTGCCCAAGGCCGACAAGATGGACCTGATCTTGCAAAAGGGAACGGAGTTGGGCGTTGCGGCCTTCACGCCCCTGGAAGCCGGCCGCAGCGTGCCGCGCCTCGACGAAGCGCGGCGGCTGGCCCGCGGCCGGCGCTGGGAAAAGGTGGTCCTGGAGGCCGCCCGCCAGTGCCGCCGTTCTTATCTGCCAAGGCTCGCTGCGCCGTGCTGCTTGCCCGAAGCCCTGGTCGGGGATGAGGAGTTGAGGCTGGTGCTCTGGGAAGAGGAGAGCCGACCGCTGGCGGAGGTGCTGCCCGCCGTCGCGCCGCACGGCGCCGCGGTGCTGGTCGGCCCGGAAGGTGGGCTGGAGGCGCGCGAGGTGGAAGCGGCGCGTGCCGCCGGTTTTATTCCCGTGGCCTTTGGGCCGCGCATCCTGCGTACCGAAACGGCGGGCTTCGCCGTCATCGCGATTTTGCAGTATCTTTACGGAGATCTCGGCCCGGCGGGCAAAGCGGATTTGCCGGCCCCCTCGTCGAAGGAGTCGACATGA
- a CDS encoding RDD family protein → MKCPKCGFNSFDYLESCKKCGNDLKEFKGRFSLRSLLFPHRDKAPPLVAVNRVMARAEEAEFDYGFMEQQAQDPVPASAAATVAAAAVAPVEEAFDIDWNQDDAGASAPEEASAPPAAAVSMVSGDSAFALDTDAELEDLLFDEASSPVAEAGALADSPAEDAWDEEALADLSVGEDLPAFEGLEEGLPALASTDVAQIEEVELPSFDELDFAGVDLDDEPPVGDGDAEPSAWGDIDFAEQDKPSTRKAEATKEAPADPFEQPEPVAAGQAPEDIAATADQAAEEDVTEGQAAVAAPLPASLVARLGAFWLDLFLVVGAFLLFLIIGTRLLAPPGVSALLPSLYELIRLSLPYYLLFFLVCFGYFTAFHLFFGQTPGKMLFGLRLEGSAGRELAPSEAFLHSVGGLACLLSLGIGFFLALRHPEGRGWNDRMAGTRLVAVPEDEQP, encoded by the coding sequence ATGAAATGTCCCAAGTGCGGGTTCAACAGTTTCGACTATCTTGAGAGCTGCAAGAAGTGCGGCAACGATCTCAAGGAGTTCAAGGGCCGCTTCAGTCTGCGCAGCCTGTTGTTTCCCCATCGCGACAAGGCCCCGCCGCTGGTCGCGGTGAACCGCGTCATGGCCCGGGCGGAAGAGGCCGAGTTCGATTACGGCTTCATGGAACAGCAGGCGCAGGACCCGGTCCCTGCGAGCGCTGCCGCGACGGTTGCGGCCGCCGCCGTCGCGCCGGTCGAAGAGGCCTTCGACATCGACTGGAATCAGGACGATGCAGGCGCCTCCGCGCCCGAGGAAGCATCGGCGCCCCCGGCCGCCGCCGTCTCCATGGTGTCCGGCGACAGCGCTTTCGCCTTGGACACGGACGCCGAGCTGGAGGATCTGCTGTTCGATGAGGCTTCAAGTCCGGTCGCCGAGGCCGGCGCGCTCGCGGATTCGCCCGCCGAGGACGCCTGGGATGAGGAGGCCCTGGCCGATTTGAGTGTCGGCGAGGATCTGCCGGCCTTTGAGGGTCTTGAGGAAGGGCTGCCCGCCCTCGCGTCAACGGACGTCGCGCAAATCGAAGAGGTGGAATTGCCCTCCTTTGATGAGCTGGATTTCGCGGGCGTCGATCTGGACGACGAACCGCCGGTTGGCGACGGGGACGCCGAACCTTCCGCCTGGGGGGATATCGACTTCGCGGAGCAGGACAAACCATCCACCCGCAAAGCCGAGGCGACCAAGGAGGCGCCCGCCGACCCTTTTGAACAACCGGAGCCTGTTGCCGCCGGGCAGGCTCCGGAAGACATCGCGGCCACGGCGGATCAGGCGGCTGAGGAAGATGTGACGGAGGGGCAAGCGGCAGTCGCGGCGCCCCTGCCTGCATCCCTGGTGGCGCGCCTGGGGGCCTTCTGGCTCGATCTGTTTCTGGTCGTCGGCGCTTTTTTGCTCTTTCTGATCATCGGCACCCGTCTGCTGGCGCCGCCCGGCGTCTCGGCGCTGCTGCCGAGCCTCTATGAGCTGATCCGTCTCTCCCTGCCCTATTACCTGCTGTTCTTTCTCGTCTGCTTCGGTTATTTCACCGCGTTTCACCTGTTTTTCGGCCAGACGCCGGGCAAGATGCTGTTCGGACTGCGCCTGGAGGGCAGCGCCGGGCGTGAGCTGGCGCCGTCCGAGGCTTTTCTGCACAGCGTCGGCGGCCTGGCTTGTCTGCTCAGCCTGGGGATCGGGTTTTTTTTGGCCTTGCGGCATCCCGAGGGGCGGGGCTGGAATGACCGGATGGCGGGCACCCGGCTGGTGGCGGTGCCCGAGGACGAGCAGCCCTGA